AACCGCCTAGAGGTACTGCTTTAAAGTgcttattaaagttatagcTAACCTTCTAATAAAGAACTAGATAATACATTATAAATACGCATTAATATAGCCGTAAATCTAAAATCTAAACCTCTTTAGCTTTTTGTAGCTATTAAGAGACCATAGGAAGTTTAGGCCAGGTACTTTAAAGTCTGCGCGTTATTTAAAATTGCTATTATAGCAACCTGTAACTTCTTTAGGAAAAGTAGAGCAATAATAATCATATAAACAGCATTATAATACAGCTAGCTATGCTTATTAATAAACATATTAATAGAGAAGCCCTTTACTAAAACTAAGAATAGCTATACTTTGCTAAAGGTCTTAGTGCAGGAATTAAATTGCATAGTTAAGggtttcttctctttctttatGTATTTAATATTGCCGCTTTATACCATAGCAGTACTAGATTTGCCATATTATCCATTAATTTGCCTTAGAATAACCCTCTTGTTGTAGATCACAGAGGATTAAGAGATTAGAGAAGCTAAAGTTAAAGAAGTAGTATTTAACCTAATTAATTAGATCTTTAGAGACCTCTAAAGCTTTATGCTAGCTGTTTAAACCCTAGCATTTAAGTTAATTGTATAAGGTTTGCTTGCTAATAGGTATATTATTTCTTAATTAGAGCTAGGAGTTAATATTAGCTAGGATATCTTAAATTAATACTCCTTTATAGTATAGATTACAGATATCCTCATATAAAGGCTAAAGCCTTTAATGGCTTGGGACTAAAGCGGTTAGACCCTAATTAGACAGTTATCTCTTAAAGGTATAAAACAAGATAGTACTGCCACTATAAGCCAGAAGCAATTTATTTAAAAACGTATAGATCTAATTATTTAAATGGCTATTATTTCTTCTTATCTTAATAGCTTCTCGAAAAGCCTTAATTTAGCGGCGTGGCAGCATTGTAAAAGGCGGGTGCTGTAATAAGTGTGTCGTTAAtgtgtgtatgtatgtgGGTGGATTGCGGGGCTAGCCCTCTTGCAGTTGCAGTACTAATATCCCACCGTATACCACCCCAAAAGTAAGCCGGATAAATTTGGAAGCTGAGGGAGGCTAGAAATTGAGAGATCGGCAtttcaaccacaacacccaATTCGCACAGCGCCCAAGATCGGcacccaagaccagacccgTCCCGCCGCCATTGGCTCTGTCCATTTCTGAAAACCTCAAGCGTTGTGTGATGGGCGGGCCTGTCATTGAGTGTGAGAGTAACCGTTGAACATGATTCGGACCACGGCGTCAGAAGAGCGATTTTGACGATCCGACTGCCACAGCGGCTGTTGATCCCAAATCGCCACCTAGTTATGCCAAGTCGGGTATCGGCCACGTTCAGCCGAAGGTGCTTCAGAAGGGGTTGCTGGGTGATAATTATAGCAACCCTCGTGACCAATTATTTCGACCAACGACCTCCCGAGTCCCCTGCGTAGTAACCCATTATATCCGTAAGATGTGGCTCTGGGGTAGAAAGGAACCTTCAACCGCCCCAGACGAATCACACTCAGTTGCTTTGTCGCTATCTTGCGTCTTTGGGAGACATTGACTGAGCTATGAGTGTctgatgatggtgattgggttgatgaagatCGAGATATCTGAGGCTACGACCAAGTGAGAAGTTTCGCTCCTGGAGCTGCTAGGATCACGAACAAGATACATACAGCTATTCCGAGCTCGGCCAGACTTCTGCCGCCTTAGGGCTCAAGGATACATATTGCCCAGTGGGCGCTGTAAGTCCACCAAGGGGTGGTTATGCATGAGCTGAAACATTCAGCGCAATATAGTAACTTGCGCCAGGGTGTGCTGTTCATGCCACAATCTGTAGATCATAGGGTTGCATTGGTGCCATGTCAACGGGCTTCCCTGGTTCCGGGCCATatgtctggctggctgaATGAGGGAAGGAAATCCCAAACAGCCACGAGCTGCCGAACAACCGAGACGCCACTGAAGGATTCGGACGGATTCACCTCCAAGTATTTGATCTACGCATCATATTACTATCAATCAGCCTCTTGATCACCTAAAATTTCTCGACCGAGAAAAGTAATGCCCTCTGCCAGCCATTGCGGAGGCCAAATGGTGACAGCACTGATGTTGTTTGGTCTCTTGGGCAGTCCATTAGATACGTCTAACCAATGCGGCATCGCTCTGCCGCACCAAGTACATGttagaaagcaaaaaagagaTCCAAAATAAAACATACATTACCAAGATCGACACTTGTATGGAAACGGACCGTTTTGGCCCAGTTCAATGGGGCAGCATTTGGAGACCATCCTAGAACGCCTCTGTCCGATGTCTTACACAATGTCTCGAAGAACACACTGCCTTGATTGCTTAAAAGCTGGTTGAAGCTTGAGGGCGTAAGCTAATGGATAAAAAATGGGTAGTATCTTGTTCGATCCGTAATATCGGAACAATTGAATCTTTTAACCCATAAGATGGTCGTTGAATGGACGAACGTCTGACGTATGAAGACCTACTTTGAGTGCTCTGTCCGAGACATACTGAATGCTGAGCTGAAATCAGCCGGTTTGTCCACGCTCTACAGCGTAGTCATTAAGAGCTACCTTAGAAGATTATACTTCAGAGATAATTCGACCGCTTACTGTTGATCATTGCGAATCTTGTGCGCTCTGTCTATTTCGGGCGTCTACCCATTTAAGTGACGTTTACTCAGGTCTCATATTCCGGCCTTGATCGGGAGCTGTTGGTAACAATGCTAGTTTAATACTCTGCGGTTTTACAAATGAATACAGAACCTTTAAGTAAGGACGAGAGAAAACTCAAGAAGTATAAATACGAGTGGTATGTCCCTCCAAAGGCCAAATATCAGTTGCCATCATAATCGCCACGGTCTCAAACATCCACAGGATTGAACATTTTTGTAAAAACTCTTAATTTAAACTTTACTTGCATTCAAAATGCAGAGCTTTGTcgttgctcttcttgccaccCTCCCCGCTGTCATCGTCGCTGCACCTACTCCTGCAGGCAGTATCGATGCCAATATGGCAGTGAATATCCCGCCTGCTTGTGGTGTCTGTGATGGTTTTGGCGCCGGATGTCTCGCAGCATGCATTGCCGGAGGACCCCTTGACCCTATCTGCGATGTGTGCGCTGGCCCTGCCATTGGAACCTGCCTCTCGGTGAGTGAATCTGTCAACCTATCAGGCCTTGCTGAACAGCAGCCAACAAATATCATAGTGCCTCAGCCAAAACTAATAAAAGAGATGGCTGTGAAACCGAGAGCGTTGGTGAATATGTCCGCCTTGTTTCGGCAACTCACTTTAGTCTGAAAGCATCCACTTCGAAGTCGCCTTGAGATTTGAGGTGGCTCTGTATGCTGTGGGAATGGTACTGGTAAACATGTATTTACACTCCTGAGGCTCTCTTGCACAGTATAAATATACAAATAACACTTGCTATCGAAATCGCATATCATCAGCCTCACATTGCTATTGCTGACCGGCTACCGCGTAGCCGTGTGTCGACGGAATTAGACTATATACTATCTCGCTGTATCAGCGGAGCGTTTCTTTCTGCTACTCAGATGACCGCGaggtcattttctttgctaCTTTGGCTAGTAAAGTAGATAGGGACTTTGGTCGCCGACCACAGAGACACACGCAGAGTGTGGAAGAAACGTGACGATTTGCCGGGCTCAGCTACGTGTATGTGGCTTCGTGGCCCTGGTCATGAATACACCCAAAATCGCAGTGCAGCTTTGGATGATGACTGTGCCGAGGTGCTATGCTAGAGAAACTCAGCATCCTACTCCAGGTGAACAACACGATAATAGCACAAGTGCCCTAATATATTGCGGAGCCTTTTTACAGTTGCCGCCATCGGGAATCTATTGGCGTACCCTTCACGATCCCAAAATTGGGCGGTTGTGCTGAGTCGCAGCGACCTGACGCATCCTTGATTGTTTGCGTACGTCTAGCCTGAAGTTTGAAGAACTTGCAGATGACAAAACATACGCCGGGATAGATCTGTACTGTTAATTTGGCCGATGACGAAACAAGCTAGCGGGTTTCTATGTATTCGGTTGTCCATGCATCGGTTGTATGTTGTAGGCACGTACGCGGTTAGATTTCGCCCTTTCTAGTGCTTCTTTTGGTCACAGGCTGGTTGGAAAGGCAAGTGCATTTTTCAAAGTTCTTTTTCGCCTCCAAGGGCTAGACGTTTCAAACAGTAGGTGTCTTTTCTAGTCTTGCGACATGTCGCATTCTGCGTTTGTTCATGCCACCCTGCCCTTTGTCGTTGCTGCAGTGCTGCAACGCCCTTGTGGCACTTGTTCCGGAGAGGTGATTTCGGAATGGAGTCAGGGAGCAACCTTACGGCTCCTTTCGATATTATTTGTAGATCTAACCAACCGCGTCATATAAACAAAATCTGTGCAGGTGGATTTTGGGTTGCAAGCTAGAATGGCCCATCCGGATCCCTTTCAGCCATCCTCCGGGCCGCCTCGGAGTGGTCTGCGGCAGCATGAACTTGAGCCATTACTTTCAGGGAACGAAAATCTTGCATACTGCTAGCAGAGTAACATGATAGCTCCCACTGCAGCATGGTATTGGCTTCTTGCGCCAAAGAATAGTGTCTTGTTGGCCACAAGAGGAGTCATCTCCCCCTCTCTGAGCGGAGTGTGACTCCAGCTGAGCAGTGCAGAAAATATCGGCTATACGAATGAATGACAGGAGCCCCGTTGCCATTGACTTGGCTAGCCGTAGGATCTCGGTGCATAGATTTGGCGATGAGTATAAAAGTCACGCCATGGGACAAGGACAATCATGTTTTTGCCAAACACAACTTCACCCTCTCAATAGACACAAATTCAGCTTACAAAACGATTTATACGATGCAGTATTCGACCCTCACTATCGCCACCTTGTCTTTGCTGGGCACACGCGTCAGTGCAAAGACTATATCCATCGAAGTTGGCAGAAACGGCGCTTCATTTAGCCCCAACTCCGTGACAGCAGCAGTTGGTGATATCTTGGAATACCGTTTCGCTGGAGGCCGACACAGCGTCGTCAGGGCAGACTTCAGCCGGGGTTGCACTCCGGCTAGCAACAACGGCTTCTCCTCCGGCCTCCAAAGCAGTGTGAGTACTATTCTGTTAGAATCCAGTCCACCGACTAATCCTCGCATTGCTCAAACAGGGAGCGGTGTTCCAAGTCACCGTCACTAACACTGATCCGATATTCTTTTACTGTTCAGCTGGAAGCCATTGCCAGAATGGTATGGTGGGAGTTGTGAACCCGTCCTCTGCTCAGAGTCTGGACAAGTTCAAAAGCACAGCAAGGGCTTCCAAAGACAATGTCAGCCCTGGTTCCCCTTTCGGCGGTGTCTTTCCTTCAACTCGAGGGATCTCTGCCGCGAGAGCGTATCAGCCAGTTGGAGGGGTCGCTGCtgtagctgctgctgcgcaGCCGCACTAACTTGAAGCGTGTCAACGATTGTTTCCTACCTTCTACAATTAAGGCGGATTTGAGGAGAATGCTTTGGTAGAGGGTATTGGTTGCGTTGGTCTCGGGAAAACAGGCCCTGGAGTACGTCTTcattgatggtgatgtgttGTAGAGCTTGTCAACCTACCGAATAATGGAAATTGGATGGAGTGGAGAGTTTTGGCAATGTACGAGTCTTTTAGGCTCCTATTCAACGAGATATAAGATACATTTTAAATAATATCTTGTTATGATATAAGTCCAAAATCTGGCGTGGCTTGTACCACCGTTGACCACCTGTAATAGACGTGGACCGTGGAGCGAAACGCTCGAGAGAGAGGACAATAGCAGCGAAAGAGTAATGAAATAAACCTCCTAATAAGAACGAGGGATACGCCGTGGAAAAGCAGACACAGTCAGCAACATTCCAGCCCCCCTCACAGGAGCCATTCCCGGACACTCTCAACGCTCTGGCAGCACCATTGTAGTCTCCTGCTGGAATGTATGAATGACTGGCGCCAGCAAAATGTAGAATTTCGGTTTCTCCTTATATTTGCCGCAGCATGATTTTCAAAGTGACACAATGTGCACTATGACCGCAGGGTGTTATTGTATATGCTCTCCACGGTTACTCGGTGCTGCCACCCTTGGCTTTGTCCACTGATAACATGATATCCGACTTGCTTTACTTCTCCCCTGAGTAGAATGAAGGCATTTTCGTCGAAAATGACAATGACGTCTGAATCAGAGTCAGCCACGCTGAGCCAAGTCCATTGACTCACACCACGCTTAGCCGAGACCGTAAAGACATTGTTCTTTTCATCATATTGCACGCTAAGCTGAGGATCCTCAAGAGTAGCATGCGAAAGTGGAGTTGGTGTATATGCATTGGTGTGTGTAAACGTCTTGGTTGCGTTGGAGTTGATAGGTTGCCCAGTGGCTGACAAGTTCGCGACCAAAAGGCCAAGCCTAGGGTCGTAATTTTCGGCCTGGGAAACGCTACTCATATTAATGGATGTCACAAGGGTGCTGTTAAGAGGTCCAATGCTGAATGGCAACGTTGTGGAACCCCCTGAGGGTGACATTCCATTGCCTTCAGTAGGTAGGGTGTAGTTGAGAATCTCCCCTTTCCATGCAACCCAGCTGAGAGTCAGGGTTCCAGAGACCTTGCTCCACAGGTCACTGACAGCATAGACATGGAGGATTCCCGTTGTGCTATTAAACAGAGGCGCAACAATAACCGAGCTGTAAATTTCCTTGGCTACATAGTGTAGAACCTTCCAGCGACCAGAGTACTCGATGCCAGCCCAGGTTGGTGCCTGCCAGATGTCCTCGAGCTGCCAGTAGAGGGATCCCAACTGGCGTTCTGGAAGTCCAGACCCAACACGGTAGAATTGAATTTGCGACCTGTAGTAGTCTGCTTGGAAGATTTGAGTGGAATGACACCAGGCGGAAAAATTAGCTACCGTATTCGTCTTTTGAGGCACCGGGTAATAACGTTCAACCGCTAGTGTCATTTCCGCCATCCCCAAACTGGAGTTGTGGTAGTTAGAGATATTTAAACCACCTGCCGGGTAATGGTGATTGCGTAGCATGATGGTCGAGCTATTGAAATGCAAGTCCTCGTCTGATATGGCCTCCTTCCAAGTGGACAGGCTAGGCATCGAGTGGTACCCAAATTCATTAGCAAACCGACCAACTGGATAAGTATCCAAGTTGAAGGCATCCAGAGAGTCATAGTTATAGTGATCTGTGTCTCCGTATATTGACCCCTTTGTCAAGTTCTCATACCGCTGGATAATCGGAATGGggttggagaagttgataGAGAGGTAGCCATTTTCGGTGCTGCTCGGTATGTATGTTATGCTGCGACTATTGCCATATACTGCAGGAAGGAGAGTTCGCAGAAACAGGGTCTCATATTCGGCCAGATATTTGTCGTATTGGTCCGGTGCTCGGGACTTGACCCCTTTGAGTTCGAGGCTTTCAAGCTCATTGCCCCCTGCCCATAATGCCAGTGATGGGTGATGGTTGACTCTTCGGACCTGATATACTGCTTCTTGTCGGCAGTTTTCTAAGAAATCGGCAGTGACGGGATATAAGGCATCGCCAAACTCGAATTCGCTCCAAAGCAAAATGCCCATTTCGTCGGCAAGGTCATACATGAAGTCGGGTGAGTACGCGCCGCTCGCCCAAACTCGCAGCATGTTTTGGTTGCCGGCCACTATGGCCTCGAAGAGGGAGCAGATGCGGCTTGCCGTAACACGTGGCCAGAAAGCATCAGGAGGAATAAAATTGCTTCCTTTGGCATAGAACTCACGACCGTTTATCTCAAAATGCCCTGGCGTCGATTGGTCAGGCTCTCATAGATTCCATGTCATGTTACAGAACGAGAACATACAGTTGTTTCCTGGCGCAATGCCCTGCGATCGCTGCTTCTCCGAAATGGGTTCGAGATTCAACACGATGGTTCTAAATCCACTCCTCTTCTGGACTGAAGCAAGCTTCCTTTTATTGTGGACAATGTCGATTGTGATGTTGTACAGGTTTTGGTCTCCCATGCCGGCAGGCCACCACAGTTTGTACTTACTCTGGTCCAATATCACTGCCCCCGAAATCACATCCTGCCCATTGGTAATGTTGGAAAGGGATCCGCTATCGTGTACCTTTCCCGTTGAATCGGTTATTCTGTATGTCAACTCGGCCTCGGCCGGAATCCCTGTAAGTGAATCGATGCTTGTATTCAAGACCCAGTGAGTGTTTTGGTTTGGAGGTAGATTGTTTAGTTGTCCGTCACGGTAAATATCCAACATGGAGTTTGGAATCATCAGCTCGCCCTCAGATACCTGTACAATCCACGCCTTTTGCCAGATACCAGCGGGAGCAAACGCTGGGCCCCAGTCCCACCCAAAGTCGGACTGCTCTTTGCGGACAAAGGCTCGATGGGGATACTCAAACCAGCCTTCAATGCCAAAGGGCCATGTTTCAGCTCCT
The genomic region above belongs to Pochonia chlamydosporia 170 chromosome 2, whole genome shotgun sequence and contains:
- a CDS encoding plastocyanin-like domain-containing protein — its product is MSIKVTPWDKDNHVFAKHNFTLSIDTNSAYKTIYTMQYSTLTIATLSLLGTRVSAKTISIEVGRNGASFSPNSVTAAVGDILEYRFAGGRHSVVRADFSRGCTPASNNGFSSGLQSSGAVFQVTVTNTDPIFFYCSAGSHCQNGMVGVVNPSSAQSLDKFKSTARASKDNVSPGSPFGGVFPSTRGISAARAYQPVGGVAAVAAAAQPH
- a CDS encoding beta-mannosidase precursor (similar to Aspergillus terreus NIH2624 XP_001215814.1), with product MNTYLGLLAILQTLQSLVSGKLVLDLSDQAWRLENLPLNISVPGHIPSQVHLDLHKAGVIGNPYYGLNDFSLRWIGQSDWSYITNLKNLLRPNETFNAETFILFNGLDTFANISFCGHHVASTNNQFRQWRFNITEIWSKCPQVESPMLEVHFRSATEMATELAEAPGAETWPFGIEGWFEYPHRAFVRKEQSDFGWDWGPAFAPAGIWQKAWIVQVSEGELMIPNSMLDIYRDGQLNNLPPNQNTHWVLNTSIDSLTGIPAEAELTYRITDSTGKVHDSGSLSNITNGQDVISGAVILDQSKYKLWWPAGMGDQNLYNITIDIVHNKRKLASVQKRSGFRTIVLNLEPISEKQRSQGIAPGNNWHFEINGREFYAKGSNFIPPDAFWPRVTASRICSLFEAIVAGNQNMLRVWASGAYSPDFMYDLADEMGILLWSEFEFGDALYPVTADFLENCRQEAVYQVRRVNHHPSLALWAGGNELESLELKGVKSRAPDQYDKYLAEYETLFLRTLLPAVYGNSRSITYIPSSTENGYLSINFSNPIPIIQRYENLTKGSIYGDTDHYNYDSLDAFNLDTYPVGRFANEFGYHSMPSLSTWKEAISDEDLHFNSSTIMLRNHHYPAGGLNISNYHNSSLGMAEMTLAVERYYPVPQKTNTVANFSAWCHSTQIFQADYYRSQIQFYRVGSGLPERQLGSLYWQLEDIWQAPTWAGIEYSGRWKVLHYVAKEIYSSVIVAPLFNSTTGILHVYAVSDLWSKVSGTLTLSWVAWKGEILNYTLPTEGNGMSPSGGSTTLPFSIGPLNSTLVTSINMSSVSQAENYDPRLGLLVANLSATGQPINSNATKTFTHTNAYTPTPLSHATLEDPQLSVQYDEKNNVFTVSAKRGVSQWTWLSVADSDSDVIVIFDENAFILLRGEVKQVGYHVISGQSQGWQHRVTVESIYNNTLRS